DNA sequence from the Brachybacterium avium genome:
CGTGATCACCTCCAACCTCGCCATCGGCGTGGTCCTCGGCGTCCTCACCGCGATGGTCCTGTTCGCCCGACGGGTCGCCCATCTGGTCGGGATCGAGAAGGTCTGGGAGACCGACGTGGACGACGACGGCATCATCGACATCCGTCGCTACGCCGTGACGGGCCAGCTCTTCTGGGCCTCCAGCAACGATCTGGTCTACCAGTTCGACTACGCCGGTGACCCCGGGACCGTGATCATCGACCTCACCGCCGCCGACGTCTGGGACGCCTCCACGGTCGCCACCCTCGACGCCGTGCAGTCCAAGTACGCCGCCCGCGGCAAGGAGGTGCGCATCATCGGCCTCGACGGGGCGAGCCTCCAGCGGCTCGAGCGACTTTCGGGCAATCTCGGCGAGGGCCACTGAGCCGCGACGCCCCGTCATCCTCGATCACCGTCATGCCCCGCCACCACAAGACTGACCCCGGTGAGGTCTGAACGCTCCTAGGGCGCCCCGATCCCTCACAGAGGTCAGTTCTCCGGTGGCGTCGACCGGCAGGCCTCCGGCGCCTGATCAGGCTCCGCTCAGACGCTCTGCCAGATGTCGTCCCCGCGGCGCAGGGCGTCGAAGCCGCCGTCGACGAAGAGCACCTGACCGGTCATGCGGGCGTTCGCCTCCGAGACCAGGAAGGCGTGGACGGCTGCGACGTGCGCCGCTTCGGCGACCCCGTTGTAGGGGGCGGGCATCGCGTCGTCGGCCATCTTGCGGCCCTCCTCGCTCGCGAAGAGCTCCGTGGTCATCCCGGTGCGCACCTGGCCGGGGCCCACACCGTTCAGGCCGATGCCGGCGCCCGCGTACTCGGCGCTCGGGGCCGCGCGGCGGATCCAGCGGGAGATCGCCCGCTTGGAGCTGGAGTAGTTCGCGTACCCGGCCTCCGGGCCCTGCGCGGCCAGCGCGGCGCCTCGGGCGATCGCCGCCTCGGCGTCTCCGGCCAGGAGCAGGTCCACGAGCTCGGGGTCATTGCCCTGCAGGGTCGCGGCGGAGGTGGTCACGCTCACTCGCGGGGCCTCGGCCGCGGCGAGCTGCGGGCGCAGCGCCTCGATCAGCTGAACGGTGCCGAGGTAGTTGATCTTCACGGACAGCTCGGAGTTGGCGGAGACCCCTGCGTTGGCGACCAGGCCGTCCAGCACCCCGCCGGTGCGCTCGGCGATCTCGGCGGCGACCCGCTCGATCTGCGCCGGATCGGAGAGGTCTCCGATCACATCGCCCTCGCGCAGGTCGACGCGGAGCACCCGGTCAACCCCGGCCTCCAGGAGTTCGGCGGTGGCCTTCCCGATCCCTGAGGCGGATCCGGTGACGACGATCGTGCGTGCCATGAGGTGTTCCCTTCGATGATGGCGAGAGCGTCCACTGCCTGCCGGACGCTGCTGTTGCTCCAGCGTACGTCGGGGATCTCCGGCCCCCTGGGCCGGAGGTCCCTCCCCGGTGTACCTGCTGGGCGGCGCGGTCGTCCATTTCATGCTGCGGGCGCGGGGTGCGGCGTGAACCGTCCCCCGGGTCAGCCCGTGCAGAGGTCGGTATCCGCCGTCCTGACCGTCGCATCCAGCGACGGCGGGGCGGGGGCGGTCGCCTCCGGGGACGACTCGGGCGCCCCGTGCCCGGTGTCCTCCTCCGGCTCGGCGCCCCCGGGGTCGGCCAGGACCGGTACGTCGTCCGCGAGAGCCTCGAAGACCGCCCCCGCCTCCGCCGACGGCACCACCCGGTTGCGATCCGTGGGTGCCGGCTCCCACGGCATGGTCACGAACGTGATGTCCTCCGGAGCCACCCGGGAGACTCGGGCGCCCAGACCTGCCAGGTCCGAGACCCTGCTCAGACCCGAGTCGACGGTGAGCGAGGACGTGGCGGCGTCCAGGAAGGGATAGAGGCGGTCAGGGCGGGAGACGATGCGCGAGCTGGTCGCCTCCTGCACCACGGCCGACATCACCATCTGCTGATGCCCCAGGCGCGCGATGTCGCTGCCGTCGCCCACGGCATGGCGGGTGCGGGCGAGCGCGAGTGCGTCCTTCCCGTCCACCACCTGCTCGCCGGCCGGCAGGTCGAGATCCGCGTACGGGTCCCGGAGCGCCTCGGGGAGGCAGACGGCCACTCCGTCCAGCGCCTCCACGATCGCGATGAAGCCCTCGAAGTCGAGCTCCACGAAATGGTCGATCCTCACGCCGGTCAGCTCCTCGACCGCGCTCACCGAGCACGCCGGTCCGAAGTTCAGGGCCGAGTTGAGCATCCCCGGTCCGCCGGGGAACGCTCCGTCCCCGGTGTCCTCGCACCGGGGCAGATCCATGAGGGTGTCCCGGGGCAATTGCACGGCATCGATCCGATCATCGTCCCCGGAGAGGTGGGCGAGCACCATCGCGTCACTGCGTCGGGATCCATCGCCCGTACCGAAAGAGCTCCCCGCCAGGTCGCGGCTGTCCGAGCCCAGCAGCAGGATGTCCATCGCTCCGCCGCTCTCCCGGGGGGCATGCTCGGTCGCGGCGCGCAGCGGAGCGGTGGTGAGGTTGCCCCGCAGGTGGGCCAGGGTGCCGGCGATGCCGCCGGTCACGACCATGACGGCCGCCACGGCGAGGATCGCGGCGATCCGGCCCCGTCGGTGCACCAGCGCCCGCCTCTCGCGGTGAGCGCGGTGCACCGGTGCCCTGCGCAGCGGGCGACGGCTCGTCGGGGCATGCTCCATGTCCGCTCCTCCTGGCTGCAGCTCGTCGATCCTGGCCCACGGGTCAGACCACCACGAGCGAGGCGCTGCGTTCCAATAGCGCTCGGACCGGGAGCCATGCGCACCGCCTATGGAAGAGGTCGTCTGCGCAGGTCAGCGTGTCGAGGCGGTGTCCACGAGGGCGAGGAACTCGTGCAGGGCGGGATTCGGGAAGGCGTCGGGCCGATGGATGATGCCGATGGCACGTCGCACCGGGGTGCGCAGCGGCACCAGCAGCCCGTCGAAGGCAGGGGCCGTTCGCGCGAGCACCTCGGGCACGATGGTGAGGCCGTCGACCGCGACCGCGAGCGCGACCAGGCTGTCGCGCTGGGTGGTGGTGATCCTCTGCGGGGGTGCGCTGCCGAGCTCGTGCAGGACGGCGTCGGTGTGGTGACGGATCGAGGTGCCGCGGGGCAGGGTGACCAGCGTCCTGCCGGCCACGTCCTGGGCCGACAGCGGCCCGAGGGCTCCTCTCTCGCGCACACGACGCGACAGCACGGCGGCGAACTCCTGAGCGGGCAGCGCCAGCGCCGCGAGGTCCTCGGGCACCTGGTCGATGACTCCGAGCGCGGCATCCGCACGGCCCACGCGAAGCGCCTCGACCAGCTCCTCCGCGCCGTCGACGGTGGAGACCTCCACCCTGACCCCGGGATGCGCGCGATGGAAGATCCCCAGCTGTGCGGGGAGCGCGGTGGCCACGAGCGAGGGCAGCCCGGTCACGCGCAGCGATCCCGTGGTCAGCGCCTGCGCGGCACCGGCCATCGCTTCGATGGACCCCATCTCCGCCAGCGCCCGGCGCCCGGCGGCCACGAGGCCGCGCCCCGCCTCGGTGAGCTCCATCCGTCGGCCAACGGGAAGGAACAGGCGAGTCCGCAACGCCGACTCGAGGGTGTGGATGCGCCGCGAGAGGGAGGGCTGGGAGATCTGCAGCACATCGGCCGCGGCGGTGAAGGAGCCGTAGTCGATCACGGCGATGAGCGCCTCCACCTGGCCGAGGGTCGGCGTGCCCCGGGTGCCGGCCCGGTCAGGGCGCTGCTCAGCCATCTCGTCCCACTCCCTGCTCATCCCGGCCGGGTGCCGAGGGCACCCTGCGCCGAGCATACCGAGGCGGCCGCGAGACGGTCAGGGGGAGCCCCGCGCGGGGGACGCCGAGCTGCTCGGCGACGTCGATCCAGGGCGGACGTAGGCTTTCCCAGGACAGGCCCCGCTCCTCTGACGCGGGGTCGCCACGGCACGAGGAGCCCACCCCATGCAGTACACCCAGCTCGGACGCACCGGTGCGACCGTCTCCCGGCTCGTCCTCGGGACGATGAACTTCGGCCCGCACACCGCCGAGGAGGATGCCTTCGCAATCATGGATCGCGCCCTCGACGCGGGCGTGACCTTCTTCGACACCGCCAACGGCTACGGCGGCACGGACCGTCGCGGCTGGACCGAGGAGATCATCGGCCGCTGGCTCGCCTCCCGCGGCCGGCGCGAGGAGATCGTGCTCGCCACCAAGGTGTTCGGCGAGATGGGGCCCGGCAAGAACGACCGCGGGCTCTCCGCGCTGAACATCCGCCGCGCCGTCGATGCCTCGCTGCGCCGCCTGCAGACCGACCACATCGACCTCTACCAGATGCACCACGTGGACCGCTCCGCGCCCTGGGAGGAGATCTGGCAGGCGATGGATCTGCTGGTCGCGCAGGGGAAGATCAGCTATGTCGGCTCCTCCAACTTCGCCGGCTGGCATCTGGCGCAGGCCAGCGAGACCGCCCGCGCCCGGCACAGCCTGGGGCTGGTCTCCGAGCAGTCGCTGTACAACCTGCTGACCCGCGATATCGAGCTCGAGGTGCTGCCCGCCGCCGAGCACTACGGCATGGGCGTGATCGCCTGGTCCCCGCTCGCGGGAGGGAATCTCGGCGGCCGCTCGAGCACGGGCGTCCGACGCCGGAACTCCGGTGGCGGCTCGGGCTCCGATGCCCGTTCCGCCCAGCTGGACCGCTGGGAGGCCTTCTGCGCAGAGCGCGCTCTGGCACCCGGCCAGGCGGCACTGGCCTGGCTGCTGCACCGCCCCGGCGTGCTCGGCCCGATCATCGGCCCCCGCACGATCGACCAGCTGGACTCGGCGATCGGCGCGGTGGACGTCGCACTGAGCGAGGACGATCTCGCCGCGCTGGATGAGATCTTCCCGGGCCCGGGCGGCCCGGCCCCGGAGGCCTACGCCTGGTGAGCCCGCCGCGACCGAGGTGACGGTCGCCGGGTAATGCCTCCCGGCCCGCACACATCTGTGCCCGGTACCGTCGAGACCGACCGATCGCTGCGCCTGGAGGACCCTGCCGTGCTCATCCCCCGCCCCACCCCCGCGATTCCGCGCCGCGCCCTGCTCGGCGGTCTCGCACTGTCCCCCCTGGCCCTCGCGGGCTGTGGCCCCGACCGCAAGCCTGCTGCACCGGCAGCTCCCGCGCAGGAGCTGCTGAGCGCGCACGGCTTCGCCGGCCGCGAGTCACGGGAGATCATCGATCTGCTCGAGGCGCTGCCCCTCGCGGAGCGACCGACGGATCTCCTCGCCTCGGTGCTGCCGGACCGCGTGGATCTCTCCGATGACGCGGGCCGGGAGGCCTCGCTGCCCCTCCCGGACGGGGAGGCCTACGTCTCGGTCGCACCGTTCGTGGACGCCACGCACGAATGCTTCTTCCACAGCCTCACCACATGCCTGGGCGAACTGCAGGAGCAGAGCCTCGAGGTCCACCTGACCACGTCCGCCGGGGAGGTGCTGCTCGACGAGACGCTCACCACGGCGCCGAACGGCTTCCTCGGCCTCTGGCTGCCCCGGGACCAGCAGTTCACGCTGACCCTCACGCACGACGGCGCGAGCGCCTCGACATCGCTGGCCACCGGCTCCGAGGCCCCCACCTGTCTCACCACGATGCAGCTGGGGACCTGAGCACCCAGGGTGGCACGGCGCGGGCTCAGTCCGTGGTCGTCCGCCCGAGCATGCGGACGCCGCTGGCCTGCGGCCGCAGATCCAGTCGGCGCAGCAGCTGCGCGTTCAGCGCCACCACGATCGTCGACAGGGACATCAGCAGCGCCCCCACGCTCACCGGGAGCACGAAGCCGATCGGAGCGAGCACCCCCGCCGCGAGCGGCACGGCCAACAGGTTGTACCCGGCGGCCCACCAGAGGTTCTGGCGCATCTTGCGATAGGCGGCACGAGAGAGCTCGAGCACGGAGAGCACCGAGCGAGGGTCGGACGAGGCGAGCACCACCCCGGCGGAGCCGATCGCGACATCGGTCCCCGCGCCGATCGCGAGGCCGACGTCGGCCTGGGCGAGCGCCGGGGCGTCGTTGACGCCGTCGCCGACCATCGCGACCGTGCGTCCCTCCTGCTGGAGCTCGGCGACCGTCCCGGCCTTGTCCTCCGGGCGCACGCCGGCGAACACCCGGTCGATGCCGAGCTCGCCCCCGACGGACTCGGCCACGGCCTGTGCATCCCCGGTGATCATCACGACCTGCACCTCCTGGGCGTGCAGCGCGTCCACGGCGTCGCGGGATTCGGGCCGGATCTCGTCGACGAGCCGCAGCGCGCCGACGACCTCGCCGTCCGCGAGGACATGGAGGATGGTGGCGCCCTGCCCGTGCCACGCCTCCGCACCGGGCAGCTCCGCGGCCTCGTGCCGCTCGAGCAGGTACGGCCCACCCACTTCGACGACGGCACCATCCACGACGGCGCGCACTCCGACCGCCGGCGAAGAGGTGAAGTCCTCTCCGGCGCGGTAGACGATATCTCGCTCCTCGGCGGCGCGCACGATGGCACGTGCCAGCGGGTGCTCGCTGGGAGCCTCCGCGGCGGCGGCGAGGACGAGCAGCTCCTCCTCGGTACTACCGGCGCCGGGCTCGATCCCGGTCACTGCCGGTTCACCCTTGGTGAGGGTGCCGGTCTTGTCGAACAGGACGGTGTCCACGGTGCGCATCTGCTCGAGCGCCAGGCGGTCCTTGACCAGCACGCCGCCGCGCGCGGCGCGCTCGGTCGCGATCGAGACGACCAGCGGGATGGCGAGACCCAGGGCATGGGGGCAGGCGATGACCAGCACGGTGATCGCCCTGATCACGGCCTGGTCGGGGCTGCCCAGCAGCAACCACACCAGTGTGGTGAGGATCGCGGCGCCGAGTGCGAACCAGAACAGCCAGCCCGCGGCGGTGTCGGCGAGGCGCTGGGCACGGGAGCTGGACCCCTGGGCGTCGGAGACGAGCTTCCGGATGCCCGCGAGCGCGGTGTCCTCCCCGATGGCGGTGACCTCGAGGCGCAGCCCGGAGTCGGTGGCGACGGTACCGGCGACGACCTGGTCCCCCACCTCCCGGTGGACGGTCGAGGATTCCCCGGTGATCATGGATTCGTCCATGCTGGCGGCGCCGTCGGCGATCCTTCCGTCGGCCGGGACGGAGGCGCCGGGGCGCACGAGGACGGTGTCGCCCACGGCGAGCTCGGACGGCGAGACGGTGACGGCCTCGTCGCCCTCCAGCCTCTCCGCCTCATCGGGCAGCAGCGCGGCGAGGGAGTCCAGGGCTGAGCTGGTCTGCGCCAGCGAGCGCATCTCGATCCAGTGCCCCAGCAGCATGATCACGATCAGGAGCGCGAGCTCCCACCAGAAATTCAGCTGCGGATCGAGCACGCCGAGGGTCGAGCCCCAGGAGGCGAGGAAGGCGACCGTGATCGCGAGTCCGATCAGCAGCATCATCCCGGGCTGTCGGGAACGGATCTCCGCGACGCCTCCGGTGAGGAAGGGTCTGCCGCCCCAGACGTACAGGACGGTGCCGAGCACCGGGGCGATCCAGGGGACCCATCCGGTCTCCGGCACCTGGAGGCCGACGAGCCCCGCGATCATCGGGTTCAGGGCGACGACCGGGATAGCCAGCACGAGCATGATCCAGAACAGCTGCCGGAACTGCGCGACATGATCGCCGTGACCGGAGTGTGCGGAGTGGTCATGGCCGCCTTCGGCCGTGTCGTGGCCATGCGGAACGTTGACAGTCTGCTCGTGGCTCATACCTGCCTCCTCCTCGCGAGTGATGGAACACGTCGAGCCTATACCCCCTGGGGGTACTGTTCCAGGGATGTGGCGCGATCCTCCTGCGCTGGCCTCCCGACCCGATCAGGCACGGTTCGCTCGAGACCTCGGACCTCATCGAGCTCTGCGCCTCCGACGTCACCGACGGCATGGCGCCATGTGTCCGCGGCACCGATGTGACGTTCCCGCTGAGGGGCGATGTCCGCGGCACCGTCACCGATCGCTTCGGGATCGTGCGGCAGGTGAGCATCTCCGCCCCCCGAGGCGGGCCGAGGGCAGGAGTATTCTGCGACGGGGTCGGCAGCCGCCGGCCCGCCGGCTCTCCCGAAGGAATCTCCGCCATGACCTCTCCCCGCGTGACCGTCCAGCAGGCCTGGGATGCACTCGTCGAAGGCAACGAACGCTTCATGGCAGGGGATCTGAACCATCCGCAGCAGAATGCGGCCCGGCGCAGCGAGCTGCGCGGCAGCCAGGCGCCGAATGCGGCGTTCCTGGGCTGCTCGGATTCCCGGGTGGCGGCGGAGATCCTCTTCGACTGCGGGCTGGGTGACCTGTTCGTGGTGCGCAACATCGGCCAGATCGCGAACGCGAACACCACCGCGACCATGGAGTTCGCGGTGGCAGAGCTGGGCGTCGCGGTGATCGTGGTGCTCGCCCATGCCTCCTGCGGCGCTGTCGCCGCGGCGATCGACCAGACCACGGCCGCGCCGAGCGAGGTCACCCCGGCGATCCGCAAGGAGCTCGAATCGATCCAGCCTGCGGTGCAGCAGGAGTGGTTCGCCTCCCAGCAGCTCAGCCCCTACGTGGACCCCGAGCTGATCGATGCGGATGCGGTGGGGCGGCGCCATCTCGACGAGACCATCAACGCCCTGATGCGGCAGTCGAAGGTCATCTCCGACGCGGTCGCCGCCGGTGAGCTCGGCATCGTCGGCTGCCAGTACCAGCTGGAGGAGGGCCGGGTCTCCCCGATCTCCTGGGTGGGCCGGGTCGACATCACCCGCTGAGACCGGCTAGGCCCTTCTGTGCGGCCGACGCCTCGGTCCGGATCACCACGCAGCACCGGCCCTCATGGGGGCACAGCTCCGCTCGTGCGGGATCCTCTCCCCTGGTCTCCAGGGTGCTGCCCAGCAGGGCCTGGTTCAGCGTGCACACCAGCTCGGTGTGGGTGCGGCTGAGCCGATGGAAGGGGCAGTTGCGCAGGACGATGTCCCCCTCCGCATCCACAGCCGGCTCATAGCCCCGCTCGGCGAGCACCTCCATCAGTTCGCGGCCCCCGGCGCCGGCGGCGCGCCCCTCCGCCTCGGCGGCCTGCATGAGGGCGCGGCGCAGCGCACCACTGCCGTCCCCGTCGATCGCGGTCGCGAGCAGGTCGGCCAGCAGCGCGTAGTCGCGCGGTGGCACGGAGACCGTGCGCTCCTCCCGGACCCGGTGATAGCGCTTGGCGGGCCGTCCCGCTCCAGGACCGCCGACGCCGGGCGGGCGGGCATAGGTGGTGGTCAGCAGACCCGCCTCGACGAGCCGGTCGAGGTGGTAGGCCGCGAGATTCCGCGCCATCCCCACCTCTCGTGCGGCGTCGTCGCGGGTGAGCGGTTCGTCGTGGGCTGCGATCGCGTCGTACAGCCGTCGCCGCACCGGGTCCGCGAGCGCGCTCAGTCCTTGGAGGCCGTCAGTCCCGGCCCCAGCCTCACTGTTCATGACTCTCCTCGTCCATGCCCGAAACTCTATCACCAAGCGTTCTTGACAAACAGGGTGGGACGGTGGATTCTAAAACTAGATTCATCTGGTTCTAGAAGGAGTTCCGTCATGTCTGTCCTCTCCCCCTCCCCCTCCACGTCCCTCCTCACCCGTGCCCGCCAGGAGCCCGCCTTCGCGGCGTTCTGGGTGCTGCGACTGGGCTTCGTCGTGCTCCCCCTGCTGATGGGGCTGGACAAGTTCACCAACCTGCTCACCGACTGGCCCGGGTACCTCGCGCCGTGGATGGTCGCCCTCCTGCCCGTCAGCGCGCAGACGGCCATGTATGTCATCGGCGTGATCGAGATCGTTGCCGGGATCGCCGTCGCTCTCCGGCCCCGCCTGGCCGCCTGGGTGGTCGCCGCATGGCTCGCCGGCATCATCGTGAACCTCCTGACCTACTCCGGGTTCTACGACGTCGCCCTGCGCGATGTCGGCCTGCTGGTCGCGGCCATCGCCCTGGGCCTGCTCTCCCGCACCTACGACCGCCCGCAGGTCGAGGCGGGGGCGTGACCGCCCACGTGGCCGACGAGACCTCACGGGATCTGGCGGCGGCGGAGGACGCCGCCGCCAGCTTCCTGCGAGCGCTGGGCATCGAGACCGAGACCGAGAATCTGCGTGCCACCCCCGGCCGAATGGCCAAGGCCTGGGCGGAAATGCTCACCCCGCGCGAGTTCGACGCCACCACCTTCCCCAACGACGAGGGATATGACGAGCTGGTCCTCGCCCGGGACATCCCCTTTCGTTCGGTGTGCGAGCATCATCTGCTGCCCTTCGTCGGCACCGCCTGCGTCGCCTACCTGCCCGGTGAGCGGATCTTGGGCTTGTCGAAGCTCGCCCGGGTGGTCGAGCACTTCGCCTGCCGTCCGCAGACCCAGGAACGGCTGACCCGCCAGGTGGCCCTGTGGTTGCAGGAGCAGCTGGATCCCACCGCGGTGGGTGTGGTGCTGCGTGCGGAGCATTCCTGCATGACGCTGCGCGGCGTGCAGGCGACCGGCTCCTCGACAGTCACGTCCTCGCTGCTGGGGACGCTGCGCAGCGACCCCCGCTCACGCCAGGAGTTCCTCACCCTCGCCGGCAGCTAGCCGGGTGCTCCTCAGCCGGTGACGGTGCGCACGATCTCGTGCATCTGCTCGAGCCGGCCCCATTCGTCATCGTCCGTGCCGGCGTAGACGAGCGAGAGCCGACCGGCATAGCCGGCCTCGCGCAGCGTCACCAGCGAGCGGGCGAGGTCCTCGGCGTCGAGCACGCCCGGAGCTAATTCGCGGGCCTTGATCTGGGAGCATTCCGCCTGCCCGGCGACCGCCGCGAGCTGGTCGTATTTGTCTGCACCGTCCCAGTTGCCGGTGTCGATGAGCAGGCCCGCCTCGCCCTCGAGCAGGTCCAGCAGCGTCCGGGTGGTGGGGGCGTCGCGCAGCAGCGACTTCCAGTTCTCGGTGAGCATCCGGATGTCCGGATGCGCTGCAGCGAGGGCGCGCAGCCGATGCGCGCTGAGCGCGAGCGTCTCCGGCGTCGGTGCCTGATCCCCTGCGGGGACCCGCACCCGGGCGGCGCCCAGCTGCTCGGCGACCTCGATCCAGCCCGAGACCCACCGCTGCTGGTCCTCGCCGTGCTCTGGATGGACCACGTCCCCGTCGTCCACCAAGAAGCACTCGAGATCCACTCCGGCCGTCGCGAACCCGTCGCGCAGCTCGGCGAGGTAAGCGGGCTCGGTGCGGGGCAGGTAGAAGTGGCACAGCTGGGCGCTGGTGAACCCGTGGGCGGCGAGCTGCCCGGGCAGCTCGAGCAGGTCCAGTCCGCCTGCGGCGTCGTTCTCGACGAGCACTCCCGACGGGGCGGACCCGGGGGCGACGAAGCGGCCCATGGTCCGGAACAGGGACCAGGTGTGCAGGGCCTTGGTGGGGTCGAGGGCGTGGGCCATGGGGTCTCCCGTGGTCGGTGGGGCGGGGCTCATTCCGCGAAGTATGCGGTGAGGTCCTCGGTGGTGGTGTTCGCGCCGGAGCTCGGTGCGACCGCGTCGGCGCTCATCACCCGGGTAGCGCGATCCCCCTCGGGATGCGCCTCGATCCGCACGAAGGCCGTCCGCACCCCCGGCTGCTGGTCGTAGGTGTCGCTCACCGCCTCCAGGACCACGAGCAGCGACTGCTCGATCTGCGCGCGATCCCGCCCGGCCAGCACCAGCACCCCGCTGATGGTGGTGCCGGCGGAGTTCGAGTCCTGGAACTGCACCTTCCCGGTGCGGTGCTCCGGCAGCGCCTCCACGGCGACCCGCAATGCCTCCTGGACGGCGGCGGCGTCGCTGCGCCCACCCAGCCCGCAGGCGGTGAGCAGGCTGGCGATGATCCCCACGAGCACTCCTCTGCGACCGATGGCACTGCCTGTCATCGGTCCATCATTCACCATCTGAGCACTCGCCTGCGAGGTCAGTTATCGCGGTGCAGGCCAGAGGTGTAGTGCTGGACGTTCTCCGGGTCCCCGGTGAGGAAGGGCTGCAGGCTCGCATCCTGCGAGTACTGCGAGAGCTGGGAGTTCGGGTCCTG
Encoded proteins:
- a CDS encoding SDR family oxidoreductase translates to MARTIVVTGSASGIGKATAELLEAGVDRVLRVDLREGDVIGDLSDPAQIERVAAEIAERTGGVLDGLVANAGVSANSELSVKINYLGTVQLIEALRPQLAAAEAPRVSVTTSAATLQGNDPELVDLLLAGDAEAAIARGAALAAQGPEAGYANYSSSKRAISRWIRRAAPSAEYAGAGIGLNGVGPGQVRTGMTTELFASEEGRKMADDAMPAPYNGVAEAAHVAAVHAFLVSEANARMTGQVLFVDGGFDALRRGDDIWQSV
- a CDS encoding LCP family protein yields the protein MEHAPTSRRPLRRAPVHRAHRERRALVHRRGRIAAILAVAAVMVVTGGIAGTLAHLRGNLTTAPLRAATEHAPRESGGAMDILLLGSDSRDLAGSSFGTGDGSRRSDAMVLAHLSGDDDRIDAVQLPRDTLMDLPRCEDTGDGAFPGGPGMLNSALNFGPACSVSAVEELTGVRIDHFVELDFEGFIAIVEALDGVAVCLPEALRDPYADLDLPAGEQVVDGKDALALARTRHAVGDGSDIARLGHQQMVMSAVVQEATSSRIVSRPDRLYPFLDAATSSLTVDSGLSRVSDLAGLGARVSRVAPEDITFVTMPWEPAPTDRNRVVPSAEAGAVFEALADDVPVLADPGGAEPEEDTGHGAPESSPEATAPAPPSLDATVRTADTDLCTG
- a CDS encoding LysR family transcriptional regulator, which encodes MAEQRPDRAGTRGTPTLGQVEALIAVIDYGSFTAAADVLQISQPSLSRRIHTLESALRTRLFLPVGRRMELTEAGRGLVAAGRRALAEMGSIEAMAGAAQALTTGSLRVTGLPSLVATALPAQLGIFHRAHPGVRVEVSTVDGAEELVEALRVGRADAALGVIDQVPEDLAALALPAQEFAAVLSRRVRERGALGPLSAQDVAGRTLVTLPRGTSIRHHTDAVLHELGSAPPQRITTTQRDSLVALAVAVDGLTIVPEVLARTAPAFDGLLVPLRTPVRRAIGIIHRPDAFPNPALHEFLALVDTASTR
- a CDS encoding aldo/keto reductase, with amino-acid sequence MQYTQLGRTGATVSRLVLGTMNFGPHTAEEDAFAIMDRALDAGVTFFDTANGYGGTDRRGWTEEIIGRWLASRGRREEIVLATKVFGEMGPGKNDRGLSALNIRRAVDASLRRLQTDHIDLYQMHHVDRSAPWEEIWQAMDLLVAQGKISYVGSSNFAGWHLAQASETARARHSLGLVSEQSLYNLLTRDIELEVLPAAEHYGMGVIAWSPLAGGNLGGRSSTGVRRRNSGGGSGSDARSAQLDRWEAFCAERALAPGQAALAWLLHRPGVLGPIIGPRTIDQLDSAIGAVDVALSEDDLAALDEIFPGPGGPAPEAYAW
- a CDS encoding CueP family metal-binding protein, with translation MLIPRPTPAIPRRALLGGLALSPLALAGCGPDRKPAAPAAPAQELLSAHGFAGRESREIIDLLEALPLAERPTDLLASVLPDRVDLSDDAGREASLPLPDGEAYVSVAPFVDATHECFFHSLTTCLGELQEQSLEVHLTTSAGEVLLDETLTTAPNGFLGLWLPRDQQFTLTLTHDGASASTSLATGSEAPTCLTTMQLGT
- a CDS encoding heavy metal translocating P-type ATPase, coding for MSHEQTVNVPHGHDTAEGGHDHSAHSGHGDHVAQFRQLFWIMLVLAIPVVALNPMIAGLVGLQVPETGWVPWIAPVLGTVLYVWGGRPFLTGGVAEIRSRQPGMMLLIGLAITVAFLASWGSTLGVLDPQLNFWWELALLIVIMLLGHWIEMRSLAQTSSALDSLAALLPDEAERLEGDEAVTVSPSELAVGDTVLVRPGASVPADGRIADGAASMDESMITGESSTVHREVGDQVVAGTVATDSGLRLEVTAIGEDTALAGIRKLVSDAQGSSSRAQRLADTAAGWLFWFALGAAILTTLVWLLLGSPDQAVIRAITVLVIACPHALGLAIPLVVSIATERAARGGVLVKDRLALEQMRTVDTVLFDKTGTLTKGEPAVTGIEPGAGSTEEELLVLAAAAEAPSEHPLARAIVRAAEERDIVYRAGEDFTSSPAVGVRAVVDGAVVEVGGPYLLERHEAAELPGAEAWHGQGATILHVLADGEVVGALRLVDEIRPESRDAVDALHAQEVQVVMITGDAQAVAESVGGELGIDRVFAGVRPEDKAGTVAELQQEGRTVAMVGDGVNDAPALAQADVGLAIGAGTDVAIGSAGVVLASSDPRSVLSVLELSRAAYRKMRQNLWWAAGYNLLAVPLAAGVLAPIGFVLPVSVGALLMSLSTIVVALNAQLLRRLDLRPQASGVRMLGRTTTD
- a CDS encoding carbonic anhydrase, with the protein product MTSPRVTVQQAWDALVEGNERFMAGDLNHPQQNAARRSELRGSQAPNAAFLGCSDSRVAAEILFDCGLGDLFVVRNIGQIANANTTATMEFAVAELGVAVIVVLAHASCGAVAAAIDQTTAAPSEVTPAIRKELESIQPAVQQEWFASQQLSPYVDPELIDADAVGRRHLDETINALMRQSKVISDAVAAGELGIVGCQYQLEEGRVSPISWVGRVDITR
- a CDS encoding helix-turn-helix domain-containing protein, whose protein sequence is MNSEAGAGTDGLQGLSALADPVRRRLYDAIAAHDEPLTRDDAAREVGMARNLAAYHLDRLVEAGLLTTTYARPPGVGGPGAGRPAKRYHRVREERTVSVPPRDYALLADLLATAIDGDGSGALRRALMQAAEAEGRAAGAGGRELMEVLAERGYEPAVDAEGDIVLRNCPFHRLSRTHTELVCTLNQALLGSTLETRGEDPARAELCPHEGRCCVVIRTEASAAQKGLAGLSG
- a CDS encoding DoxX family membrane protein produces the protein MSVLSPSPSTSLLTRARQEPAFAAFWVLRLGFVVLPLLMGLDKFTNLLTDWPGYLAPWMVALLPVSAQTAMYVIGVIEIVAGIAVALRPRLAAWVVAAWLAGIIVNLLTYSGFYDVALRDVGLLVAAIALGLLSRTYDRPQVEAGA
- the folE gene encoding GTP cyclohydrolase I FolE; the protein is MTAHVADETSRDLAAAEDAAASFLRALGIETETENLRATPGRMAKAWAEMLTPREFDATTFPNDEGYDELVLARDIPFRSVCEHHLLPFVGTACVAYLPGERILGLSKLARVVEHFACRPQTQERLTRQVALWLQEQLDPTAVGVVLRAEHSCMTLRGVQATGSSTVTSSLLGTLRSDPRSRQEFLTLAGS
- a CDS encoding sugar phosphate isomerase/epimerase family protein; protein product: MAHALDPTKALHTWSLFRTMGRFVAPGSAPSGVLVENDAAGGLDLLELPGQLAAHGFTSAQLCHFYLPRTEPAYLAELRDGFATAGVDLECFLVDDGDVVHPEHGEDQQRWVSGWIEVAEQLGAARVRVPAGDQAPTPETLALSAHRLRALAAAHPDIRMLTENWKSLLRDAPTTRTLLDLLEGEAGLLIDTGNWDGADKYDQLAAVAGQAECSQIKARELAPGVLDAEDLARSLVTLREAGYAGRLSLVYAGTDDDEWGRLEQMHEIVRTVTG